One segment of Pyricularia oryzae 70-15 chromosome 3, whole genome shotgun sequence DNA contains the following:
- a CDS encoding N-terminal acetyltransferase A complex catalytic subunit ard1, translated as MDIRVIRSSDIPLIQHANLENLPENYFLKYYLYHALSWPQLSYVAVDVSRPKKTPYDYPKIVGYVLAKMEEDPSDGIPHGHITSLSVMRTHRRLGIAEKLMRQSQQAMVETFGARYVSLHVRVSNQAAIHLYRDTLGFKNEKTENKYYADGEDAYCMKLDLDFIRDQLREETEEEGDGEAQDEGEAVGDVGKDPKTAKKGKAGEDKDKMRKVKVGRALGVGELVERVESK; from the exons ATGGATATCCGCGTCATCCGGTCCAGCGACATTCCGCTGATACAGCACGCCAACCTCGAGAACCTCCCGGAGAACTACTTTCTTAAATACTACCTCTACCACGCGCTCTCATGGCCGCAACTATCATACGTCGCCGTCGACGTCTCACGGCCCAAGAAGACGCCATACGACTACCCCAAGATCGTAGGCTACGTCCTCGCAAAGATGGAGGAGGACCCCTCGGACGGCATCCCCCACGGCCACATCACCAGCCTGAGCGTGATGCGCACGCATAGGAGGTTGGGTATCGCCGAGAAGCTGATGAGGCAAAGCC AACAGGCAATGGTCGAGACCTTTGGCGCGCGCTACGTCTCCCTGCACGTGCGTGTCTCCAACCAGGCCGCGATCCACCTGTATCGCGACACCCTGGGCTTCAAGAACGAGAAGACGGAGAACAAGTACTACgccgacggcgaggacgCCTACTGCATGAAGCTGGACCTCGACTTCATCCGGGACCAGCTGCGCGAGGAgacggaggaggagggcgaCGGCGAGGCTCAGGACGAGGGTGAGGCCGTCGGCGACGTTGGCAAGGACCCCAAGACggccaagaagggcaaggctggcgaggacaaggacaagatgAGGAAGGTCAAGGTCGGGAGGGCGTTGGGGGTGGGTGAGCTGGTCGAGAGGGTGGAGAGTAAATAG
- a CDS encoding 3-oxoacyl-[acyl-carrier-protein] reductase: MAGILKGKLALVTGSSRGIGAAIAANLAAKGSDVILNYTSSSSQSITKELSDSLTSQHGIKTYIVQADLGTPGGPAELIKLTKEQFASTNSDRPFQIDIIVNNAGIALNDKLPDLTTEQFEKTYRVNVLGPLLLMQAAEPYLPTDRSGRVVNLSSVSSATGFVGQSVYGGTKAALEAMTRTWARELSERCTVNAVNPGPVLGPMYASNTDEFKAQIKGWIDHTPLMRPREGIDAQELVEDAKTSGGRPAYPSEVAGIVGMLCTPDAAWCTGQVVCANGGMILSCKRDYGKKPENIPGKVIEAYSPVNECQSNGIQHSKIYHQIRDINENDTRIGSMRLSLGNVAQQQTEPVMVIVRVSISAGKMDMRLQHFLILIRHLAPLRNLSGSTGPEEDIGRYPLTSPAAHGVITTPSTPSQG; this comes from the exons ATGGCAGGCATACTGAAGGGAAAGCTGGCCTTGGTGACGGGGTCGTCCCGAG GTATCGGAGCCGCCATCGCTGCCAACCTGGCTGCAAAGGGCAGTGATGTGATTCTCAACTAcacatcctcgtcgtctcaGTCCATCACCAAGGAGCTCTCCGACAGCCTGACCAGCCAACACGGCATCAAGACCTACATCGTGCAGGCCGACCTCGGCACACCGGGTGGTCCCGCCGAGCTGATCAAGCTCACCAAGGAACAGTTCGCCTCGACAAACAGCGACCGGCCGTTCCAGATCGACATCATCGTCAACAACGCCGGCATCGCGCTCAACGACAAGCTCCCAGACCTCACCACGGAGCAGTTCGAGAAGACGTACCGCGTCAACGTGCTCGGCCCGCTGCTGCTCATGCAGGCCGCGGAGCCGTACCTGCCGACCGACCGCTCCGGGCGCGTCGTCAACCTGTCGTCGGTGTCCAGCGCCACGGGCTTCGTGGGCCAGAGCGTCTACGGCGGCACCAAGGCCGCCCTCGAGGCCATGACGCGCACCTGGGCCCGCGAGCTCTCGGAGCGCTGCACCGTCAACGCTGTCAACCCGGGTCCCGTGCTGGGGCCCATGTACGCGTCCAACACGGACGAGTTCAAGGCGCAGATCAAGGGCTGGATCGACCACACGCCCCTGATGAGGCCGAGGGAGGGCATCGACGCCCAGGAGCTGGTCGAGGATGCCAagaccagcggcggcaggcCTGCCTACCCGAGCGAGGTTGCTGGCATCGTCGGCATGCTGTGTACGCCTGACGCCGCTTGGTGTACAGGTCAGGTCGTCTGTGCCAACGGTGGTATGATCTT GTCATGCAAACGGGATTATGGAAAGAAGCCTGAGAACATTC CTGGTAAGGTCAT CGAGGCATATAGTCCAGTCAATGAGTGTCAATCCAATGGGATTCAACATAGCAAAATTTACCACCAGATCCGGGACATCAATG AAAATGACACTCGCATAGGGAGCATGCGGCTTAGCCTGGGAAACGTCGCCCAACAACAAACAGAACCTGTAATGGTCATTGTCAGAGTGTCTATCTCTGCGGGCAAAATGGACATGCGCTTGCAGCACTTCTTGATCCTGATTCGACATCTCGCGCCGCTGCGGAATCTCAGTGGGTCAACAGGACCAGAAGAGGATATTG gtaggtatccaTTGACATCCCCGGCCGCCCACGGAGTAATTACAAC CCCATCGACTCCGTCACAGGGTTGA
- a CDS encoding averantin oxidoreductase — translation MISLVYITIGFVLYRIARIVYNLYLHPLAKVPGPKLYAASWFPRLWRQHHKGCHHTDLVQLHEKYGPIVRVGPDEVSNSSAAAWDAIGGGSQQFMRDPHFFIVSQLQTTGSKSFISLEKSEHHSIRKLMMPAFSNKTYLLHESLVNSWLGKLTSHIAAKNGAELNIERMFVWFTFDVMGALSFGENFGCLDQEKDHQYLRAAELGAPCLSIMQILLRFPATQGLYDVARKLPWMRLWNSLREMSDDSASRWLETVHDEKRTDIMATVYRGMQNTKDPISRHEALDVASILVLSGAEATPILMTAMLWNLLSNPRCYERLCRDVRESGIINGPADFTAANVEKIPYMEAVMLEALRLDTPFATTIPRIVPEGGAWVDGYWLPGGTSCGIPHYTAGHWAQNFSDPDTFVPERWMASERPAKYESDKRGVFRPFSKGSLDCIGQRFVRHEVGMAFVALLWNFDFELSDRSLDWKTANGAEHIRIIRKKRPLWVKAIPRNVPSAV, via the exons ATGATTTCATTGGTTTACATTACAATAGGG TTCGTCCTGTATCGGATCGCCCGCATAGTTTATAACCTGTACTTGCACCCGCTCGCCAAGGTCCCGGGCCCCAAGCTCTACGCCGCATCGTGGTTCCCGCGCCTCTGGCGGCAGCACCACAAAGGCTGCCACCACACCGACCTCGTTCAGCTCCACGAGAAGTATGGCCCGATTGTGCGCGTGGGACCGGACGAGGTGTCAAactcgtcggcggcggcctgggATGCCATCGGCGGCGGCTCGCAGCAGTTTATGCGCGACCCCCACTTCTTCATCGTCTCGCAGCTGCAGACCACGGGGAGCAAGAGCTTCATCTCGCTCGAGAAGAGCGAGCACCACTCGATCCGCAAGCTCATGATGCCGGCCTTTTCCAACAAGACCTACCTGCTGCACGAGTCGCTCGTCAACTCGTGGCTGGGCAAGCTGACGAGCCACATCGCCGCCAAGAACGGCGCAGAGCTCAACATTGAGCGCATGTTTGTCTGGTTCACTTTTGACGTTATGGGTGCGCTCAGCTTCGGCGAGAATTTTGGCTGCCTCGACCAGGAAAAGGACCATCAGTACCTGCGGGCCGCCGAGCTGGGCGCCCCCTGCCTCTCCATCATGCAGATCCTCCTGCGTTTCCCGGCGACGCAGGGCCTGTACGACGTCGCGCGCAAGCTGCCGTGGATGCGCCTGTGGAACTCGCTGCGCGAGATGTCTGACGACTCGGCCTCGCGCTGGCTCGAGACGGTCCACGACGAGAAGCGCACCGACATCATGGCCACCGTCTACCGCGGCATGCAAAACACAAAGGACCCCATCAGCCGCCACGAGGCCCTCGACGTCGCCTCCATCTTGGTCCTGTCGGGCGCCGAGGCCACCCCGATCCTCATGACCGCCATGCTGTGGAACCTCCTCAGCAACCCGCGCTGCTACGAGCGTCTGTGTCGTGACGTCCGCGAGTCGGGCATCATCAACGGTCCCGCCGACTTTACGGCCGCCAATGTGGAAAAGATCCCCTACATGGAGGCCGTCATGCTCGAGGCCCTCCGGCTGGACACGCCCTTTGCCACAACTATACCGCGCATTGTGCCAGAGGGAGGCGCGTGGGTAGATGGCTACTGGCTGCCTGGAGGT ACCTCGTGTGGTATACCTCACTATACCGCCGGCCACTGGGCACAAAACTTTAGCGACCCAGACACCTTCGTCCCCGAGCGGTGGATGGCCAGCGAGCGACCAGCCAAGTACGAGTCGGATAAAAGAGGTGTATTCCGTCCCTTCTCCAAAGGCAGCCTCGACTGCATTGGCCAGCG CTTCGTTCGTCACGAGGTCGGCATGGCCTTTGTCGCTCTGCTCTGGAACTTTGACTTTGAACTTTCAGACAGGTCGCTCGACTGGAAAACGGCCAACGGAGCTGAGCATATCCGCATCATTCGGAAGAAGAGGCCACTCTGGGTGAAGGCCATCCCACGGAATGTTCCAAGTGcagtttaa